Below is a genomic region from Alphaproteobacteria bacterium.
CTCCGGGCCGTGGGTGCAGGTGGCGCAAGTCGGCTGGTATCGCGGGCTCGATTGCTATGAACGTGCCGAGCGCATGATCGTGCCGACACCCGACATGGCTCGCCATTTTTCATCGCTTGGCTTCAAGGGCGAAATCACGGTCCTCCCCCATTTCGCGAATGTGGAAAGGGTGTCCCCGGTTCTGCGTCGCACGTTCGAAACACCCGATGCGGCACCCCTTGTCCTGGGCCTTGGACGGTTCGATACCATCAAGGGCTTCGATATAGCGCTCCGGGCGGTTGCCATGTTGCCCGATGCTTATCTCTGGCTCGCGGGCGAGGGCGAAGAGGACGCAGCACTGCACGCGCTGACCGCGGAGCTCGGTATCGGGGCGCGTGTGCGTTTTCTCGGATGGCGTCGCGATCCGGAGGCACTCATCGATCAAGCGGATGTCGTCGTCGTGCCGTCGCGCCAGGAAGCGCTTGGCCTCACGATCCTCGAAGCGTGGGCGCAAGGTGTGCCGGTCGTGGCGAGCGACACCCCGGGACCGAGCTATTTGATCGAACCCGAGGTGAGCGGAATTCTTTTTCGCCGGGAAGACCCGGCGGCCCTGGCCGCCGCACTTGCGCGCGTGCTCGGCAGCCCGGCACTTGGGGAGCGTCTAATCGCGGGTGGCAAGAATCGCCTGGCCACGACATTCAGCGAGAGTGCTGCCGTCGAAGCCTATCTCGACTATTTC
It encodes:
- a CDS encoding glycosyltransferase, whose translation is MVRVIQLITASRIAGGMESFLARLAPALQRAGLAQLAIAQPGGDMGEYLRSHGIETLEYSLKKRDPFSIWGVRRAFRKFAPNLALSWLPRAAQRVPSGPWVQVAQVGWYRGLDCYERAERMIVPTPDMARHFSSLGFKGEITVLPHFANVERVSPVLRRTFETPDAAPLVLGLGRFDTIKGFDIALRAVAMLPDAYLWLAGEGEEDAALHALTAELGIGARVRFLGWRRDPEALIDQADVVVVPSRQEALGLTILEAWAQGVPVVASDTPGPSYLIEPEVSGILFRREDPAALAAALARVLGSPALGERLIAGGKNRLATTFSESAAVEAYLDYFERVVREARKKSAG